The proteins below come from a single Rhodanobacter sp. LX-99 genomic window:
- a CDS encoding ATP-binding protein, with translation MWRRLNSLQGRLTFLLAVAGLAGALIYAGVTQWPLPQLLVWLRKDLALSIRTPMQLGIYGGLLASVIVLLPLSFWLAGRVMAPVSRLLRALEGAVASYRDGDFSFSIAVDRRDELGELIRMHNALGHTLREQRQHLVQRELLLDTVVQNTPVALVLTDAIGKVAYANIASRHLFNEGRTLVGLDFAELLTEAPEALRKAVESGEDALLSVEMEGSEETFHLSQRAFRLQGRPHRLHLFRRMTRELSRQEVATWKRVIRVISHELNNSLAPITSLAHSGAELARRGQVERLPGVFATIGERALHLHRFIAGYASFAKLPTPQPVDIEWKPFLDGLALHCQYRLATPVPARPGHFDAVQIEQVLINLIKNAHESGGPGDEVTLSILDVGNELRIEVADRGPGMSETVLAQALLPFYSTKRSGTGLGLALAREITEAHGGRVLLANREGGGLRVSLRLPQPAAR, from the coding sequence ATGTGGCGTCGCCTGAATTCGCTGCAGGGGCGCCTGACCTTTTTGCTGGCCGTGGCCGGCCTGGCCGGCGCGCTGATCTACGCCGGCGTCACCCAGTGGCCGCTGCCGCAGCTGCTGGTATGGCTGCGCAAGGACCTGGCGCTGTCGATACGCACGCCGATGCAGCTGGGCATCTACGGCGGCCTGCTGGCCAGCGTGATCGTGCTGCTGCCGCTGTCGTTCTGGCTGGCCGGCCGGGTGATGGCGCCGGTGAGCCGCCTGCTGCGTGCGCTGGAGGGCGCGGTGGCCAGTTATCGCGACGGCGATTTCAGCTTCTCGATCGCGGTGGACCGGCGCGACGAGTTGGGCGAGCTGATCCGCATGCACAACGCGCTGGGGCACACCCTGCGCGAACAGCGCCAGCACCTGGTGCAGCGCGAGCTGCTGCTGGACACGGTGGTGCAGAACACCCCGGTGGCGCTGGTGCTGACCGATGCGATCGGCAAGGTGGCCTACGCGAACATTGCTTCGCGGCACCTGTTCAACGAAGGCCGCACCCTGGTCGGGCTGGACTTCGCCGAGTTGCTGACCGAGGCGCCCGAAGCGCTGCGCAAGGCGGTGGAGAGCGGCGAAGACGCGCTGCTCAGCGTGGAGATGGAAGGCAGCGAGGAAACCTTCCACCTGTCGCAGCGCGCGTTCCGGCTGCAGGGCCGGCCGCACCGGCTGCACCTGTTCCGGCGCATGACGCGCGAGCTGTCGCGGCAGGAGGTGGCGACCTGGAAGCGGGTGATCCGGGTGATCAGCCACGAGCTCAACAATTCGCTGGCGCCGATCACTTCGCTGGCGCACTCCGGCGCGGAGCTGGCCCGCCGCGGCCAGGTCGAGCGGCTGCCCGGCGTGTTCGCCACCATCGGCGAACGCGCGCTGCACCTGCACCGCTTCATCGCCGGCTACGCCAGCTTCGCCAAGCTGCCCACGCCGCAGCCGGTGGACATCGAGTGGAAGCCGTTCCTCGACGGCCTGGCGCTGCATTGCCAGTACCGCCTGGCGACGCCGGTGCCGGCGCGGCCGGGACATTTCGATGCGGTGCAGATCGAGCAGGTGCTGATCAACCTGATCAAGAACGCGCACGAGTCGGGCGGGCCGGGCGACGAGGTCACGCTGTCGATCCTGGATGTCGGCAACGAACTGCGCATCGAGGTGGCCGATCGCGGCCCCGGCATGAGCGAGACGGTGCTGGCGCAGGCGCTGCTGCCGTTCTATTCGACCAAGCGTTCCGGCACCGGGCTGGGCCTGGCGCTGGCACGCGAGATCACCGAGGCGCACGGCGGCCGCGTGCTGCTGGCCAACCGCGAAGGCGGCGGCCTCAGGGTCAGCCTGCGCCTGCCGCAACCGGCGGCCCGGTAG